The window GAAGCGAACATTAAAAAAGGGGAACGCGCATGTCGATCAGCACAATGAAACTCACCTTCGCCGCCGCCGGTCTGATGCTGGCAGCATCCACCGGTAGCGCCAGCGCCTCCTATTGCAGCGACGGCAAGACCGTGACCTTCGCCGGTATCGACTGGGAAAGCGGCGCCTTCATCACCGAAGTCATGAAGACGATCCTCTCCACGGGCTATGATTGCCAGGTGGATTCCATCCCCGGCAATTCCGTGACGCTGGAGCAGGCGACTGCCAATAACGACGTCCAGATTTTTGCCGAGGAATGGCTGGGCCGTTCGGACGTCTGGAACAAGGCGGTAGAGGAAAAGAAGGTGCTGGCTGTCGGCAAGACCTTCGTCGGCGCCAGCGAAGGCTGGTTCGTGCCGGACTACGTTATTCATGGCGATCCGGCGCGCAACATCGAGCCCAAAACCTCGGACCTCAAGAGCGTGTCCCAACTCTCCGATCCGAAGATCGTCGAAATCTTCGCCGATCCGGAGGAGCCGTCTAAGGGCCGTTTTCTGAACTGCCCGTCCGGCTGGACCTGCGAAGGCATCAGCACCGCCAAGCTCGAAGCCTACAAGCTTGGCGAAGCCTATGTGAACTTCCGTCCGGGCACGGGCACGGCGCTCGATTCAGCGATCACCTCCGCCTATCTCCAGGGCGAGCCGGTCCTCTTCTACTACTGGTCCCCGACCGCGATCATGGGTAAGTTCAAGCTGATCCAGCTTGAAGAACCAGCCTATAACGAGGCCTGCTGGAAAGAACTGAGCAGCGCCAACGGCAAGCGTGATCAGGCTTGCGCCTTCCCCTCAGTCGATGTCGCCTACGGCGTCAACAGCACCTTCGCTTCGGAGGCGCCAGAGATTATCGAAATCCTCGAAAAAGCGACCTTCCCGCTTGAGGACGTCAACGGCAGTCTCGCTTATATGGTCGACAACAAGGTCGACGCGGCCGCCGCGGCGGCCGAATTCCTGAAGACCAAGTCCGACGTCTGGGGGAAATGGGTCTCCGACGAGGCACGCGGCAAGATCGAAGCGAGCCTCAAGTAACGACACCCTTCATCGCCTGCGCTTGCCGCTTCCTTCCACCCCTTGTTGCCGGAACGAAGCGGCGGCGCCAGGAGCTGCCGACGTGCTGCGGACAGGCGGCGATAACCGCCGGCAGCTCCCCGAGCTAAGGAACGGTTCCGATGTTTCCGGACTCTCTCAATCTTTCGATCCGCACGCCGGTGAACGAGTTCATTCAGGCTCTCGTCACCAACTACGGCTGGGTATTCAAGGCGATCAGCGGCGTCATCCTGAAGGCCGTGCTATTCATTGAATGGATCCTGCGTGGCTTGCCTTGGTGGCTCGTGATTCTCGCGTTCATGGCGCTTGCCTGGCAAAGTTCGAAGCGCTGGACGCTGACGATCGCCGTCGGTCTCCTGCTGATAGCAGTCGGCGTACTCGGCCTCTGGGATCTGACGATGCAGACGCTCGCCTTGATGCTGATGGCGACAATCGTCTCGGTGGTGATCGGCGTGCCGATCGGCATTCTCGTCGCCAAGAGCCGCGTGGTGCGCAACGTCACCTTGCCGGTTCTCGACGTAATGCAGACCATGCCGAGCTTTGTCTACCTGATCCCGGCGCTGATGCTCTTCGGCCTCGGCAAGGTGCCCGCGATCCTTGCGACCATCATTTACGCGGTTCCGCCGTTGATCCGTCTGACCGATCTCGGCATCCGCCAGGTCGATGGCGAGGTTGTCGAGGCGGCAACCGCTTTCGGCGGCAGCCCGGCGCAGATCCTGTTCGGCGTGGAGCTGCCGCTCGCCACCCCGACCATCATGGCCGGCCTCAACCAGACGATCATGATGGCGCTTTCGATGGTCGTCGTCGCATCGATGATCGGCGCACGCGGCCTGGGCGAGCAGGTGCTGAACGGTATCCAGACGCTCGACGTCGGCAAGGGCCTGGAGGCGGGCATCGGTATCGTCATTCTCGCAATTGTGCTCGATCGCATCACGCAGGGCTTTGGCAAGCCCCGGACGGAGGACGCCCGCAATGGCTGACATCGAGATCCGCCACGTTTACAAGATCTTCGGGCATGACGCGAAGAAGGCGCTTGCCATGGCCAGGGACGGTCTGGACAAGGCTGAGATCCTTGCCCGGTCCGGGTGCAGTGTCGGCCTCAACGATGTCAGCCTTAAAATCGGCGCCGGCAAGATCTTCGTGATCATGGGGCTTTCCGGCTCCGGCAAGTCGACGCTGGTGCGCCACATCAACCGGCTTATCGAGCCGACAAGCGGAGAAGTCCTCTTCGACGGCAACAACATTCTCGACCTCGACGCCAAGACGCTACGCGCTTTCCGCATGCGGCGCGTCAGCATGGTTTTCCAGAGCTTTGCCTTGATGCCGCACCGGACGGTGCTTCAGAATGTCGTCTACGGCCAGCGCGTGCGCGGTACATCCAAAACTGACGCCCGCGAGATCGGGATGAAATGGATAGAGACGGTCGGGCTTTCGGGCTATGACGCAAAATTCCCGCATCAGCTCTCGGGCGGCATGAAGCAGCGCGTCGGGCTTGCACGGGCGCTTGCTGCGGATACCGACGTGATCCTGATGGACGAGGCCTTCAGCGCACTCGACCCGCTGATCCGCGGCGACATGCAGGATCAATTGCTGCAATTGCAGCAGAATCTGTCTAAGACCATTGTCTTCATCACCCACGATCTCGACGAGGCTCTCCGCATCGGGTCCGAGATTGCAATCCTCAAGGACGGTCAGGTCGTGCAGGTCGGCGCGCCGAACGATATTCTCGACAATCCGGCAAACGACTATGTCGCGCGCTTCGTCCAACGCAGGCAGGCAAGACCCGAGTAGAATGACTGAAACGATTACCATCGATGGGCCGCTGAAATGGCCCGAGATTGCGGCCATCGCCGACGGCGCTCGCCTCGCCTTGTCCGAGCGGGCGCGTCAGCGGATCGTTGATGCCCGCCGCATCGTTGATGCGCTGGTGGAGCGCGGCGTCCGCGGCTACGGCATCAATACGGGTGTCGGAGCGCTTTGCGATATCGTCATCAGCCGCGAGAACCAGCAGGCGCTTTCGCGCAACATAATCCTGAGCCACGCCTGCGGCGTCGGCGAGCGGCTTGAGCGGAGCGAAGCGCGCGCCGTGATGGCGGCGCAGATCGCCAATTTCGCGCATGGCTACTCCGGCGTGCGGATCGAGATCGTCGAGGCGCTGCTGGCCCTGCTCAATGCCGACCTAATCCCTCACATCCCGTCGCGTGGTTCCGTAGGCTATCTCACCCACGCTGCCGCGATCGGACTTGTGCTGATCGGCCATGGCAGCGTTGACGACGGCAAGGGCGGGGTAAGCGGCGCCGAGGCGCTCTCACGGCTCGGGATTTCGCCGTTACGGCTCGAGGCCAAGGAGGGCTTGAGCCTCGTCAACGGCACGCCCTGCGCCACCGGTCTTGCCGCGCTTGCGCTTGCGCGTGCCGAACGGCTCTTCGACTGGGCGGATGCGGCCGCAGCGATGAGCTATGAGAACCTTGGTAGCCAGGCAAATGCCTTTGCCGCCGGTCCGATGTCGCTACGGCATTCGCCAGGCTTGCAGACGGTCGGGGCTAAGTTGCGCGATTACCTCCAGGGCAGCCCGATGCTGGCCTCAACTGCAGGAAATCGCACGCAGGATCCGTTGAGCCTGCGTGCCGTGCCGCATGTTCACGGGGCCGCGCGCGACGTGCTCGCGCATGCGGGCGACGTCGTGAATCGCGAGCTTGCAAGTCTGACCGATAACCCGGCCGTCTCGGGGACCCCTGAGGCGCCGGAGGTTCATTCGCAGGCCCACGCCGTCGGTGCCGCGCTCGGTCTCGGGATGGACGCGCTGGCTGTTGCGGTCGCGGAGGTCGCGGCCATTTCCGAACGCCGCATCGATCGACTGGTGAACCCGCTGGTTAGCGGTCTGCCGGCTTTCCTTGCGGGCGACAGCGGGGTTACCTCGGGTTTCATGATCGCCCAATACACCGCCGCCTCGCTCGCCGCCGAGAACCGTCGCCTCGCCGCGCCCGCCAGCCTCGATGGCGGCATCACGTCTGCCCTGCAGGAGGACATTCTCACCCATGCGACGCCGGCTGCCTCGAAGGTGCTGGTGATCGTCGACAACCTCAAGACAATCCTCGCCATTGAGCTTTTGGCCGCGGCCCAAGCCTATGACCTGCAGCCGCATGCAATCGGTCGGGCACAACGCACAAATGCGCTCTACCAGCGAATCCGTGCCGCCATTCCCGCCTATGCCGACGATCGACCGATGAACGCGGATATCGAGCTGATGCGAGAGACTGTCACGGATGAGCGCGCACCCTGATCGTGCAGTTAGACAGGCAGGTGCGGCTCTCCTGACGAGCATCTGTATGCTGCCAAAGGCAGGAAGATTTGGCAGATAATCTCCCGGCTGGCCCTGCGTCTCGATCGCCAGAATGATGATCGAACAGGATCGCCTTATCCGTGCTCCTGGATTTGCTGCATAGCGAGAGCACGCCGCTCCCCGGTGCAACGCTAGCCTGCTCCCTACTTATCGCCCTGGTGTTCGATTACGCGCTCAGGCTGTTGCTCGACAGGGCCAAGAGCAATCAAAAGCTGGATCGACCCGGCGGCCGATCCGTCCATTCGCCCGTCCTGCAGGCGATTCATGCCAGTCCGGACACGATTGGACGCTCGCCGCCAAAGCAGAGCTCGGGCCAACTCCGGACGGACGCCTTGAAGAGATCCGAACCTACGACCCGCCTCCTCACGGTGCGACGCGAACATGCCGCGCATTCCAAAGGAATGCGCGGCATTTCTCAGGTTTCAGGAATGGCGTTGCAGCCTTATCGCGGCGTCAGGTCGAAGCCGAACCACTTTTCCGAGAGGCGCTTGATGGTGCCGTCCGCCTTGGCGGCGGCGATCGCATCGTCGAACATGGCCTTGAGCTCGGTGTCGCTCTTGCGCAGCCCGACGGAGCTGCCGGCGCCGAGGAAACCGCCCTGAAAGCGTGGGCCGACGATCGTCATGTCGGCATTCGCCGGCTTTTCGACGGCGGTCTTGAGATACCCCATCGAGGCCATGACGAAATCGACGCGGCCGGCGACGAGGTCGAGGTCATGTTGCTCGGTCGTCTTGTACTCGCGCACTTCGACCACATCTTTCAGATACTCATCGATAAAGCGGGCCGCGATCGAAGCGCTCTGCACCCCGATCGTCTTGCCCTCGATCAGCGGCTTCAGTTCCTCGGCCGCCTTGCGTGCGCCCGCTTCGTTGGAAGCCAGCGAGAAGAGCTCGCCCTTCATCGGCAGCGTTTCGAGGTCGCTGCCCTTGAGCGTCGCGAAGGCCTGGCCGGTGCTGCCGTAGGACATCGAGAAGTCGATGACTTCCTTGCGCTTCTCGGTCGCCGACATGCCCGCCATGATCGCGTCGAACTTGCCGGCGTTCAGCGCCGGGATCATGCCGTCGAAGGCTTGCGGAATGATGGTGCATTCGATCTTCATGTGCTCGCAGAGATGTTTGCTGAGCTCGATCTCGTAGCCGTCCAGCGTTCCATCTGGCTTCGTCAGATTGTAGGGCGGAAAGGCGCCCTCGGTGGCGATCGTGATCTTCGTCCACTTCTTGCCTTCCGCCTGCGCGGTCGCCGCCAGGAGGCCGGCGGCGACGGCGACCGCTGCCGCCATGATCGCGGTTGATTTCTTCATTCTGCTATTCCCCTTTTGCTGTGGTGGTTGGGTGGGCTTTCGCGGTGCGTCCCCCGTTGGCGGGGGCCTCAGTTGCTGATGAACTGCCGGAAACGTTCGGATTTCGAATTGGTGAAGACCTCGTGCGGCGCGCCTTCCTCCTCGATCGTACCCTTGTGCAGGAAGACGACGCGGCTCGACACGTCCCGGGCAAAACCCATCTCGTGAGTGACGACGAGCATTGTCCTGCCCTCTTCCGCGAGCCCGCGCATGACGCGCAGCACCTCGCCGACGAGTTCCGGGTCGAGCGCCGAGGTCGGCTCGTCGAAGAGCATCGCCTTCGGACGCATGGCGAGTGCACGGGCGATCGCGGCGCGCTGCTGCTGGCCACCGGAAAGATGGGCCGGATAGTGATTGCGCTTGTCGGCGATGCCGACCTTGGCAAGCAGCGCCTCCGCCTCCTCGACCGCTTCCTTGCGTGGCCGCTTCAGCACGTGGACGGGCGCTTCGATGACATTCTCCAGCACCGTCTTGTGGGACCAGAGATTGAAGCTCTGGAACACCATGCCGAGCTCGGAGCGGATGCGGTCGACCTGCTTCTGGTCAGCCGGCCGGCTCTTGCCGCCACTGAGAGTCTTGAGGCGGATGGTCTCGCCGGCTACCGCAATCGTGCCGGAGTCTGGAACTTCAAGCATGTTGATGCAGCGCAGCAGCGTCGATTTTCCGGAGCCCGAAGAACCGAGAATGGAGATGACCTCGCCCTCATGGGCGTCGATCGATATCCCCTTCAGTACCTCGACCGGCCCGAAGCTCTTGTAGAGATCCTTAACGCTGATGGCGACGGACGTGACTTTGGCGGACATGTTCAATGCATTTCTCCCTTCAGCCTGCCGGTTACGGGCAGCGGCTGGCGCTGATGCGGGCTCAACTGATATTCGACGACGGCGATGAGCCGGGTGAGCAGGAAATTGATGGCGAGATAGATCGCGCCGGCGACGACGAAGACCTCGATCACCCGGTAGGTTTCCGAAATGATCCGGGCGGCGACGCCGGTGATCTCCATCAGCGTAATGATCGAGGCAAGCGACGTCGCCTTGACCATCGAGATCATCTCGTTGCCGTAGCCGGGCAGCGCCTGGCGGATAGCGAGCGGCATGACGATGCGACGGAAGATCATGAAGCGGGGCATGCCGCAGGCGCGCGCTGCCTCGACTTGGCCGTGTGGCACCGACAGGAGGCCGCCGCGAATGATCTCGCTGGCATAGGCGGCTGTGTTCAGCATCAGCGCCAGCACCGCGCACCAGTAGGGCTCGCGCAGCACTGGCCAGAGGATGCTGTGCCGCACGGCAGGAAACTGGCTGAGGCCGTAATAGATCAGGAAGATTTGAACGAGCAGCGGAGTCCCGCGGAAGACGAAGACATAGGCGCGTGCAAACCAGTCCAGCACGAGGATGCCCGAAAGGCGCGAAAGCGCCAGGCCAAGAGCCAGAACCGAACCGAGTGCGATTGCCGTTATCGCCAGCTCGAGCGTCAGCGGCAGAGCGGACAAGAGGCTGATCAGTGTTTCGGAAGCAAAGGCGATATCCATCAGCCCCTCCTGACGCCGCGCGAGAACCAGCGTTCCGAGGGATTGAGGAAGGCGCCCGAAACGGTTGAGATCGCGAGATAGATCATCGCGGCGACGAAGTAGAAGTCGAACGGCAGGCTGGTTGATCCGGCGCCGATCTGCGCCTGGCGCAACAGCTCGACCACACCGGTGACCGAAACGAGCGCGGATTCCTTCAACACCACCTGCCAGACATTGCCGAGCCCCGGCAGCGCATGACGCAATGTCAGCGGCGCCGTGATGCGGCGAAATTTGAGCACCCGCCCCATGCCGCAGGCCGTCGCCGCCTCGAGCTCGCCCGGATGAACCGCGCGAAACGCGCCGCGGAATACTTCGGTCTGCTGCGCGCCCGAGGTCACGCCAACGGCAAGCGCGCCGGCGATAAAGCCCGGGAAGCTGACGAAGCCCTCAGCCCCGAAGAACTGCCCGACGGCGGTGACGACCGCGCTGCCACCGAAATAAAAGAGATAGATGACGAGCAGGTCGGGAATGCCGCGCAGGATGGTCGTATAAGCCTCGGCAATCATCCGGGGGACCGGGCCGCCGGATATCTTCGCCCAGGCGCCGAAGGTGCCGATGACGCTGCCGATCGCAAAGCCTGCGACCGCAATGAGGATCGTCATCCACGCGCCGGCGGCGAGCGCATGGCCCCAGCCGTCAGGCCCGAAGCTGACGATGTCGAAGAAACCGGGGCTGTTCATGGGGAGGATGTTCCTCTGCCAAAAGGCCCGGTGAATACCTGGCTGTTCATGACTTGCTATCCGCTTTGCGGGGCCGGCGGGCTTTTTAGGAACGCCCGCCTGCCTCGTGTCTGTTAGAAGGAGGGTGTCAGGTCGAGCTTGCTCCATTTCTCGGAAAGCGATCGAATGACCCCGTCGGCCGCGGCCGACTTGATGGCGGCATCGAACTTCTCCTTTAGGTCCGTCTCGCTCTTGCGCATGCCCATCGCGACCTCGGTCGCCAGCATCGCTCCCTTGACGAGCGGCCCGGTCATGGCGAGATCCTCGTTGCCCGGCTTGGCGAGGATCGAGGTTCCGTAGACGCCGCTATCGAAGCCTGCGTCGATCCGGCCGGCTTTCAGGTCAAGGTCGCGCTCGCCAGAGGTCTTGTAGGTGCGCACCGTGACTGTATCTCCGAAGTAAGCTCGGATCAGTTGCTCCTGGCTCGTAGCCTGCACCACGCCGATCGCCTTGCCGTCGAGCGCCTCGCCGATCGTCTTCATGACTGGATCGGCCTTTTCCTTGTCGTTGAGATTGAGCCTTTCGCCGGTCATCGGCAGTTCGGGCACGGGGCCGCCCTTGGCGATCAGGAACGTTGCGACACCGCTCGCATAGGGGACGGTGAAGTCGACGACCTGCTTGCGCTTTTCGTTGATCCCGAGCGTCATGATCAGATCGAACTTGCCCGCATTGAGGCTGGGAATGAGGCTCGTCCATTCGCCCGTCATAAGCTCGCATTCCACCTTGGCGCGCGTGCAGAGATCTCTGATGAGATCGACGTCGAAGCCGGTGAGCTCACCCTTGGAGTCAAGCGCGTTCCACGGCGGGAAGGCGCCTTCGATGCCGACTCTGACGAGGGTCCAGTCCTTTGCCAAAACGGCAGTTGCACTGAACGAAAGACCAGCCGCGAGAACGGCTGCAATAAGTCTGCTGCGTTTCATTTACTGTTCCCTTCGTTTTTGCCGGCCTTTTCGTGGCCGGTTTTGCTGTTGATCAGGGCGCCGTCAGTGCGTCTCCATGACGGCTGCGAGTGCTGCGTGTGCTTCGTGCAATGCGTGAGCGACGAGATTCCGGCTTTGCCTTGCGTGTACCGCGTAGAATGGCAGATCGGGCGAGCCGTGCGGCAGCCTCGCAAGCTCGCGCAGTCCCTCGAGCGACGGCCAGGCCGGATGCGGCAGCGCGCTGTCGTGGGCGAAGCGGTTTCCGCTCGTGTAGTTGAGCGGCACGAGCAAGCGCGAGGCACGCATCAGGGCGCGATTGATCCCCCGCGCCGCATCGCCCTCGGCATGGCTCGCCATCCGGTTTACCGCCTGCGCCGCCGCTTCGAGCGCATCGAGACGCGCGAGCAGGCTCGCTACATCCATCCGCTCGCCCAGCCGCTCTTGAAGGCCGCGCAGTTCTTCGCGCATCGAGGCGGCAAAGGCGGCGTAGTCGAGCGGCAGAACGGAGGCCGTCAGCAAACGCCAGAGCACGCGAAGCACGATCGTCGTGTCGCGCTCAAGATTGTCGAGGTCGATGTGTTCCGCCGTATCGTGCGGCGTATGCCACCACCAGCCGAGCGCCGTCAGCATCTTGACCGGTCCGGGTGGCTGATGGCTGAGGCTGCCGAACATCGACGGTATGCCGATGCCCCAGAACGACTGGTCTGCGGCACGGCCGTGACGGCGGCCGGCATGGCGCTGACCGCTAACGGCCTCGACCGCTTCCGCAGCGACAGATTTCAGCTCGTCAATCACGGCCGAATTGGTGAGCACGCTCGCGCCCTCGCCGCCCGTGGAATCGACGTTCACATGCGCGACGCAGCGCCGCTCGAGCTCGTCCCAATATTCGTCCGCATACCAGGCCGATCCCGAATAGCGACCATGCGAGTGGCCCGACCAGAAGCAGAGCCTCAGACCCCGCTTCCACATGCCGCGCCGTTCTGCCAGCAGCCGCGCTGCCTCGAGCATGGTGGCGTTGGCGCCGCCATTATCCATCACGCCGTAGTGCCAGGTATCATGATGGCCGGAAAACAACACGAAGGGCGCGTCGTCGCCCGTTTCCTCGCCCGCGGGCAGTTCGGCAACAAGGATCGGCGTCTTGCGCCAGCCGGTGTCAACCTCGGCCGAGAGCGAGACCCGCACATCCTCTCCCGCCAGGCATTGTGCGCGCAGTTTTGCGCCATCGTCGCGCGCGATCGTGCAGATGACAGTGGTCGGAAGCATCGCGCGCGTGTACTGCGAGGGACTGCCCCATACCGGCGAGACGCACATTTCGTAGAGATGTTCGTTCGGGCTGACGTGAAGCTGGCCGGCAGCACCGTGCGCGCTTGCGAGGGCAGTCACTTCCTCGGTGGCGATCCCGTCGACAAGCACGATCTTGCCCTTGACGTCGGCTTTTGCGAATGTCGCCTCGTCGCCCGCGCCGACATAAACGAGCGGCGCGCTGATGTCTTCACCAGAGGTCGAGACCGACATGGAATGGGTTATGCAACGCAGGCTCTCGCCGTTGGCCTCGACACGCGCACGACCCGGAAGGCTGATATAGGCGTCGTGCAACAGAAGCTCGGTGTGGTAGCCGTAGGACGCCATCTCGCGCTCGAGATAACGGAAGCTTTCCAGCTCCTCCGGCGTTCCCGAAAGCTTGATGCGTCGACCGAACTCCGCAATATGGGCGGCCAGACGATCGCGATCCGGGTCGAGCGTGAAGCTAGCCATTGCGCTTCTCCGGTAGCGGCGGATCGACATCGTCCGGGATCGGGTTGACGAAGGGCGTGCCATCGAGCCGCGCGGCATGATCGGCCTTGGCGGCGGTAATGAGGTCGGGGTTGGTGACGAGGTCCAGCGCCGTGCTGGCCATGACCTTGGCCGCGTGCTCCATGCCCTTGTGGGCGGCGGGCAGTTTGCCCTGGGCCACGAGTTGCCAGGAGTGCCCGGGCGTCCCGATCGCGTAGGTCGCGCCGCGCATCTGCACGGTCGGCACGACCCAGCTCACTGTGCCGACATCGGTCGAGCCGACAAGCGTGCCATTGCCGCTTTCCGGCGGGAAGATCGTGTCGCAGAGCGGGACCCCCCTCCGCAGTTTGAGGCCGAAGCGTTCGAAGGAGGCGGCGATATCGTCGGCGCTGAAGGTCTCCTGGAACTTCGCGGCAGTCTCCCGGTCGGCGTCGTCGAAGACGGGCGGGCCCAGCCGCTCGAGATGCGAATGCATCAGCGCCTCCAGCGGCGTGTTGCCGATAAGATTGGCGTCGCCGCTGACGATTTCGCTGCGCACGGTCGTTCCCGTCATCAGCGCCGCGCCTTCGGCCACATTCTTGACCCGCCCCAAAAGATCGAGCAGTTCCGGCAGGCTGCGCGCCCGGATCAGATAGCGCACCGTCGCGCGCGCCTGTACCACGTTCGGCGCATGCCCGCCTGTGTCGGTCACCGCATAGTGGATGCGGGCGGTCGAGGGCATATGCTCACGCAGGTAGTTCACACCGACATTCATCAGTTCCACCGCGTCGAGCGCGCTGCGGCCGAGATGCGGCGCAGCGGAAGCGTGCGAGGCGCGACCACTGAATTGGAAGTTGATCTCGTTGCAGGCGAGCGAGATCGGATTGTTGACACCGGCAAACGGGGCCGGGTGCCAGGACATGGCGATGTCGACATCGTTGAAGACGCCGGCACGGACCATGAAGCCCTTGGAGGAACCGCCTTCCTCGGCCGGGCAGCCGTAGTAGCGGATCCGGCCCTTGATACCGTTGGCTTCGAGAAAGTCCTTGACGGCGGTTGCCGCCATCAACGAACCGGCGCCAAGCAGATTGTGGCCGCAGCCATGGCCATTGCCGCCGACAACGAGCGGCCGCTCCTGCGCCACACCCGCCTGCTGGCTCAAGCCCGGCAGCGCATCGAACTCACCGAGGATGGCGATGACCGGACCGCCCTCTCCCGCCTCGCCCATCAGCGCCGTCGGCATGCCGGCAATGCCGCGTGCGACGCGGAAGCCTTGCGCCTCCAGCATCGCGGCGTGCTCGGCCGACGACCTGTACTCCTCGTAATTGGTTTCCGGCATGTCCCACACCCGATCGCTCAGGGAGAAGAACGCTTCACGCTTCCTGTCGACGAGGTCCCAGACGGCGTCCGAATTTTTCATCGTTTACTGACTTCCCAAACAATGATATCCAAAATTGGCGCCAATTTATGATAACATTTTGAAATGCGCAAGTGAGATCAAGCGAATTTTATGACAGAGGGCGTCGGAGAGGTATGAATCGGTTTATCCACACGGCTGCCTTCCATTTTCCACGCCGCCGCATCTTGGAGAGCGACCACGGGCAATGGCAGTATGATCGAGATTTGAAGGAGGCCACATGAACAAGGTGAAACCGCGGGGAGAGGGCGATGCTACGGCGGTCGATGTCACGGACCTGATTGTGCACGACATCCAGACAGGCGTGCTCGCCGCTGGCGCGTGGTTGAAGCAGATCGACCTTGAGCGGCGTTATCAGTGTACCCGTCCTGAAGTGCGCCGCGCCCTCGACCGGCTCGCCCAACGACGCCTCGTCGAGCACGTGCCGAACCGCGGCTACCACGTGTTTGAGCCGGATGGACGGCAGGCGGCCGAGGTCGCCGAAATTCGCATCCTGCTGGAGACCGGCATTGCGGATAAGATCGTGGCAAATGCGTCTGCCGCGGACGTCGAGTCGCTACGCGACCTGGCATCGCGCTTCGACCGGATGATCCTCGAAGGAACGCCGATCGAACTTTACGAGGCCAATCTCGCCTTTCACCATCGCCTGCTGGCGCTCTGCGGCAATCAGGAGCTCGTCAACCTTGTGACGGAAATCCGTCAGCGCACCTCCTCGGCCCCAGTGGCGCAATGGAAAACGCGGGCGCGCATCGAGCAATCGTCCAGGGAGCATCATGTCATGATCGACGCTGTCGCCGCCGGCGATGCGGCAGCCCTCAAGGAGACGATCGCGCGCCATATTCGCCAGGATTGATCCGGGGCGCACACCCTTGAGCAACGATCCAAACCGCAGGCGTATCGTTCAGACGGCCCGAAAA of the Sinorhizobium chiapasense genome contains:
- a CDS encoding transporter substrate-binding domain-containing protein, which translates into the protein MKRSRLIAAVLAAGLSFSATAVLAKDWTLVRVGIEGAFPPWNALDSKGELTGFDVDLIRDLCTRAKVECELMTGEWTSLIPSLNAGKFDLIMTLGINEKRKQVVDFTVPYASGVATFLIAKGGPVPELPMTGERLNLNDKEKADPVMKTIGEALDGKAIGVVQATSQEQLIRAYFGDTVTVRTYKTSGERDLDLKAGRIDAGFDSGVYGTSILAKPGNEDLAMTGPLVKGAMLATEVAMGMRKSETDLKEKFDAAIKSAAADGVIRSLSEKWSKLDLTPSF
- a CDS encoding M28 family peptidase, whose translation is MASFTLDPDRDRLAAHIAEFGRRIKLSGTPEELESFRYLEREMASYGYHTELLLHDAYISLPGRARVEANGESLRCITHSMSVSTSGEDISAPLVYVGAGDEATFAKADVKGKIVLVDGIATEEVTALASAHGAAGQLHVSPNEHLYEMCVSPVWGSPSQYTRAMLPTTVICTIARDDGAKLRAQCLAGEDVRVSLSAEVDTGWRKTPILVAELPAGEETGDDAPFVLFSGHHDTWHYGVMDNGGANATMLEAARLLAERRGMWKRGLRLCFWSGHSHGRYSGSAWYADEYWDELERRCVAHVNVDSTGGEGASVLTNSAVIDELKSVAAEAVEAVSGQRHAGRRHGRAADQSFWGIGIPSMFGSLSHQPPGPVKMLTALGWWWHTPHDTAEHIDLDNLERDTTIVLRVLWRLLTASVLPLDYAAFAASMREELRGLQERLGERMDVASLLARLDALEAAAQAVNRMASHAEGDAARGINRALMRASRLLVPLNYTSGNRFAHDSALPHPAWPSLEGLRELARLPHGSPDLPFYAVHARQSRNLVAHALHEAHAALAAVMETH
- a CDS encoding M20 family metallopeptidase encodes the protein MKNSDAVWDLVDRKREAFFSLSDRVWDMPETNYEEYRSSAEHAAMLEAQGFRVARGIAGMPTALMGEAGEGGPVIAILGEFDALPGLSQQAGVAQERPLVVGGNGHGCGHNLLGAGSLMAATAVKDFLEANGIKGRIRYYGCPAEEGGSSKGFMVRAGVFNDVDIAMSWHPAPFAGVNNPISLACNEINFQFSGRASHASAAPHLGRSALDAVELMNVGVNYLREHMPSTARIHYAVTDTGGHAPNVVQARATVRYLIRARSLPELLDLLGRVKNVAEGAALMTGTTVRSEIVSGDANLIGNTPLEALMHSHLERLGPPVFDDADRETAAKFQETFSADDIAASFERFGLKLRRGVPLCDTIFPPESGNGTLVGSTDVGTVSWVVPTVQMRGATYAIGTPGHSWQLVAQGKLPAAHKGMEHAAKVMASTALDLVTNPDLITAAKADHAARLDGTPFVNPIPDDVDPPLPEKRNG
- a CDS encoding GntR family transcriptional regulator, whose translation is MNKVKPRGEGDATAVDVTDLIVHDIQTGVLAAGAWLKQIDLERRYQCTRPEVRRALDRLAQRRLVEHVPNRGYHVFEPDGRQAAEVAEIRILLETGIADKIVANASAADVESLRDLASRFDRMILEGTPIELYEANLAFHHRLLALCGNQELVNLVTEIRQRTSSAPVAQWKTRARIEQSSREHHVMIDAVAAGDAAALKETIARHIRQD